A stretch of the bacterium genome encodes the following:
- a CDS encoding prephenate dehydrogenase — MGEIEQFKRVVIVGVGLIGGSLALALKKKGFKGRICGVDSADVLALAEPRHMLDESYTRDRLLEAVTDVDIVFLCTPILDILRLIPEIGSAVKAGALITDVGSTKRTIVETAGIYLPVGVDFIGGHPMAGSEAKGVEGADPFLFENTTYVLTPVRSVNEHTRKALGELIELIGAKVLLLSPVLHDEIAAAVSHLPQMAAIAMMTLAAKRQSESPYFLKMAAGGFRDMTRIASSPYGIWEHIRQTNADMIAQYIDAYIEELSSLRDHLNSEALGKIFTAASESRLSIPRDTRGFLRPHYDISVSVEDRPGMLALIANTLLEKNINIKDIEILKIREDEGGTMRLAFATQSERDLSLSLLRDKGLECRKRD, encoded by the coding sequence ATGGGTGAAATCGAGCAGTTCAAGCGGGTGGTGATCGTGGGGGTGGGGTTGATCGGAGGATCACTGGCGCTGGCTCTGAAGAAAAAGGGATTCAAAGGAAGGATCTGCGGCGTCGATTCAGCGGATGTTTTAGCGTTGGCAGAGCCTCGTCACATGCTCGATGAATCCTACACGCGCGATCGCTTGCTTGAAGCGGTGACCGATGTGGACATTGTTTTTCTCTGCACGCCGATCCTGGACATCCTGCGCTTGATCCCCGAGATCGGGTCTGCGGTCAAGGCCGGCGCCCTGATCACCGATGTCGGCAGCACCAAGCGCACGATTGTCGAAACCGCCGGCATCTATCTACCGGTGGGCGTCGATTTTATCGGCGGACATCCCATGGCCGGCTCTGAAGCCAAGGGCGTTGAAGGGGCGGATCCTTTTTTGTTTGAGAACACCACTTATGTGCTGACCCCGGTGCGGTCTGTGAACGAACACACCAGGAAAGCGCTGGGCGAGTTGATTGAACTGATCGGCGCCAAGGTGCTGCTGTTGTCGCCGGTGTTGCACGACGAGATCGCAGCGGCTGTGAGCCATTTGCCGCAGATGGCGGCCATCGCCATGATGACCCTGGCAGCCAAGCGGCAGAGCGAAAGCCCCTATTTTCTCAAGATGGCGGCCGGAGGGTTCCGCGATATGACGCGGATCGCTTCCAGCCCCTATGGCATTTGGGAGCATATCCGCCAGACCAATGCGGATATGATCGCGCAATATATCGATGCTTATATCGAGGAACTGAGCTCCCTTCGCGACCATCTGAACAGCGAAGCGCTGGGGAAAATCTTTACCGCTGCCAGCGAGAGCCGTCTTTCCATTCCGAGGGATACGCGCGGTTTTTTACGGCCACATTACGATATTTCGGTTTCAGTGGAAGACCGTCCCGGTATGCTGGCCCTGATCGCCAACACCTTGTTGGAAAAAAACATCAACATCAAAGATATTGAAATTCTCAAGATTCGAGAAGACGAAGGCGGTACCATGCGGCTTGCCTTTGCTACGCAGAGCGAACGCGATCTTTCGCTGTCCCTGTTGCGCGACAAAGGCCTAGAATGCAGAAAGAGGGATTAG
- the aroA gene encoding 3-phosphoshikimate 1-carboxyvinyltransferase gives MEQKTITPVRSIQGAVQVPGDKSISHRALILASLANGACTLRGLSGAGDVLSTIDCLKSLGVSIAKRSGAVVVKGKGKYGYKKPKKALNAANSGTTIRLLSGVLAAQPFVSEIDGDESLRNRPMRRIIEPLESMGAHIESAGYKAPLKIFGGPLHAIDYASTVASAQVKSCVLLAGLYAKGSTRVSEPAPTRDHTERMLEVFGAKIGGAQNVVCVQGPAELTATDIDVPGDLSAAAFFLVAACLLPESSITIKNVGINPSRIGILDALTAMGGRVERTEVSNLNNEPRCTLTAVHSKLTGANFGGSMIPAIIDEIPILAIAATQAYGNTVIRDAGELRV, from the coding sequence GTGGAACAGAAAACCATTACACCGGTTCGGTCGATCCAGGGAGCGGTCCAGGTTCCCGGGGATAAATCCATTTCCCATCGAGCCTTGATCCTGGCCAGCCTGGCGAACGGTGCGTGCACGCTTCGCGGACTCTCCGGCGCCGGGGATGTGCTCAGCACCATTGATTGCTTGAAGAGCCTTGGTGTCTCTATCGCCAAACGGAGCGGTGCGGTCGTGGTTAAAGGCAAGGGCAAATATGGCTATAAAAAACCCAAGAAGGCGCTCAACGCGGCCAACTCTGGCACCACCATCCGGCTGCTGAGCGGCGTTCTGGCTGCTCAGCCCTTCGTCTCTGAAATCGACGGCGACGAATCGCTGCGCAATCGGCCTATGCGGCGCATCATCGAGCCTCTGGAATCCATGGGCGCACACATCGAGAGCGCTGGGTACAAGGCGCCGTTAAAGATTTTCGGCGGACCGCTGCACGCAATCGATTATGCTTCCACCGTCGCCAGCGCTCAGGTCAAGTCCTGTGTGCTGCTGGCCGGCCTGTACGCCAAGGGCAGCACCCGGGTCAGCGAGCCGGCTCCCACCAGAGATCATACGGAGCGCATGCTGGAGGTGTTCGGCGCAAAAATCGGCGGCGCACAAAATGTGGTCTGCGTGCAGGGGCCGGCGGAATTGACGGCTACGGACATCGATGTGCCCGGCGATCTTTCCGCTGCTGCGTTTTTTCTCGTCGCCGCCTGCCTGCTGCCTGAATCCAGCATCACCATTAAAAACGTGGGGATCAATCCGTCGCGCATCGGCATTCTGGACGCGCTCACCGCTATGGGCGGACGGGTGGAGAGGACCGAGGTCTCGAATCTGAACAATGAACCCCGCTGCACCCTGACGGCCGTGCACAGCAAATTGACTGGGGCGAATTTCGGCGGCTCCATGATCCCGGCCATCATCGATGAAATACCCATTCTGGCCATTGCCGCGACCCAGGCGTACGGCAATACAGTCATCCGCGACGCCGGCGAATTGCGCGT